The genomic stretch CTACACCGTCGAGTAAATAGCGAACGCGGGGCTCAGACAGGGAGCCGAACCTGAGGGAGTTTAGGGAGCAGATTGGGCGAGCCCCCATGGTGAAGATATCACGCTGGATGCCACCTACTCCAGTAGCTGCGCCCTGATACGGTTCAACAGCAGAAGGGTGGTTGTGCGATTCGATTTTAAAAGCAACTGCAAGTCCGTCGCCGATATCAACAAGGCCGGCATTTTCTTCGCCGGCTTCAACAAGCAGGCATTCTCCGTCGCGTGGAAGCTTTTTGAGTTCTGCAATCGAATTCTTGTAGGAGCAGTGTTCGCTCCACATTACAGAATAGATGCCCAACTCAACAAAAGTAGGCGTACGGCCCAGGGTATCCAGTATCCAACCGTACTCTTCTTCGGTAAGCCCGTGGTCGAGGGCGAGAGTCAGGTCTACTTGTGGTTCCTGCGGTCTGATTACAGACATATATTTATCAACGTCGTGCTTCTCGGGAAATAGTAGGCAGCAAAATACAAAACCAGAATGACCCGCGTAGCAGAACAGCTGTCAGGAAATGTCAATTCTCCATCAAGGATGGAGGTAGCGGTGATTTCAGGATCCGCGATATTCAGCAGGCGCTACACCAAAAGCCTGTTTAAAAACACGGTGGAAGTACTCTGGGCTGTGAAATCCAACCATACGTGCAATTTCCTGCACGTTGTGTTTTCCAGCGGTTAACAAGTCAGAAGCTTGTTTGAGGCGCTTTGTACGAATAAAACCAGCAGGGGAGAGCCGCGTTAGCTGACGGAGTCGGCCGTGTAGCTGCCTGATAGAAACATTGACTTCCTGGCCAAGGGTTTCCAGGCCAAACAGGCTATTTGAGAGGTTGTTTTCGACAACTGTGTGTACAGCGTCGAGAAACATGGTATCAGAAATCTGGGTGGTTGAATCTTCGCCGTTGATTTTTGGCCGCATAAGACCACCTGCTTTGAGGTAACCGCGGACGTCAACGAGGTTTTCAACGGATACGGCTAAGGCTTCTGGCTGTATGGGCGTAACCAGGTGATCATCGGTAGCCTGGACAAGCTTCGATACATCGTTTTTATTTCTGCCAGAAGTAAGCAAGAGAATCGGGATGTGCCAGAGGGCGGAATCCGATTTCAACTTGCGGCAGAACGCCATGGTGTCCTGCTTCGAGGTATGGGTGCCAAGGATGACGAGCGCCGGCCGTGCGATACGTGCAATGCGCAGCGCTTCATTGAGATCGCTGCTTTCCAATGCACTGTAGTAGCGATGAAGCTGGTTGGCGATGGCGGTACGCAAATCGCGGTTCTCATCAATGATGAGAATTTTGGGATTATTGCTGGCATGCCGCTGAACGCTGAATGGACTGGCAGTAAATGCTTCTGCAGGTTTGCTGCGAATCCGGGGCGCGTTATTGGCAATTTTATCGCGTACGATGCGGTTTTCAGGCAATCGTCGCTGAAGCTTTCTGGCTACAGCGCCAATTTCAGGTTTTTTCTTGCTTGCCAGTACTTCGGCATTGCGCGCTTTTTTCTGCGCGGCTTTGTCACGCCAGCGGAAAATGGAAAATAAAGTAACGGAAAGGAGCAATCCGTAGAGGACGTAGGAAAAAGGAACGCCAGAGGTAACGTCAGCGCCTTCAGCTTGTACCTGGGCAGCATCCTGAACGGCGGTTAAAAGGGAAAGTGTGTGTTGATCTGCGTATTCGAAACGGTTGAGAAG from Bacteroidota bacterium encodes the following:
- a CDS encoding helix-turn-helix domain-containing protein, which encodes MVLTPKDFRFALLVSALLCITCTQFSYGNALLNRFEYADQHTLSLLTAVQDAAQVQAEGADVTSGVPFSYVLYGLLLSVTLFSIFRWRDKAAQKKARNAEVLASKKKPEIGAVARKLQRRLPENRIVRDKIANNAPRIRSKPAEAFTASPFSVQRHASNNPKILIIDENRDLRTAIANQLHRYYSALESSDLNEALRIARIARPALVILGTHTSKQDTMAFCRKLKSDSALWHIPILLLTSGRNKNDVSKLVQATDDHLVTPIQPEALAVSVENLVDVRGYLKAGGLMRPKINGEDSTTQISDTMFLDAVHTVVENNLSNSLFGLETLGQEVNVSIRQLHGRLRQLTRLSPAGFIRTKRLKQASDLLTAGKHNVQEIARMVGFHSPEYFHRVFKQAFGVAPAEYRGS